Genomic DNA from Peribacillus simplex:
ACTCGGGGATGCTTGAAGAATTAATTGAAGATACATCGATTAGCCCTTTCCCACAGATCCAGAATACGGAGCGTCCGGATAAAGTATTGGCGGCATTGCAGGAAGGAAGGGTGGTCATCATGGTTGACGGCTCGCCATTTGCATTGATGGCACCTACGACGATGACGATGCTTCTGCAGTCACCTGATGATTATTATGAAAGGTGGGTAGCGGGTTCTTTTCTACGTGTTCTTCGTTACTTTTCTTTATTTATTACCGTTTTTCTTTCAGGAATTTATATCTCCTTGGTTTCGTTCAACCCTGGATTGCTGCCGACGGAACTAGCGATGACCATAGCCGGTACAAGGGAGAACGTGCCATTTCCGCCTTTTGTAGAGGCAATCATCATGGAATTGACGATTGAACTGCTTCGTGAAGCAGGCATTCGGCTCCCGGCGCCCATTGGGCAAACGGTTGGATTGGTCGGTGGCGTCATTATTGGCCAAGCAGCCGTTCAAGCGAATATTGTAAGTTCCCTGATGGTCATAATCGTTGCAATCACGACGATTACATCTTTTACGGTACCACAATATAGCTTTGGACTGGCATTCAGGGCATTGAGGTTCGGGGCGATGATTTTTTCCGCCGTTCTAGGCCTATATGGAACCACTTTATACTTTATCATCGTTATCAGTCATTTGTCGAAATTGACTAGCTTTCAAGAACCTTATTTTCAACCGATGGATTTTATCGGTAAAAAAACTTGGAAGGACGCGTTCCTCCGGTTACCGAAGCGGAAAAAAGGGGGAGAATTTTCTTGAGCCAAGCAGACGGCAAAATTCTTAGAGGGGAATTGGCCTCGATCATTTCATGCGCCATGTTAGGAGTTGGGATGCTTACGCTTCCAAGGACGATAACGGAAAAAGTTA
This window encodes:
- a CDS encoding spore germination protein, producing MKSTPLHIKLDQKQEKLKSELDMQDDVVFKQVFIPGYEVSGLFVFVNGTMDYPAFNEIVLDLSAAQVESRHLVSIEKLVISKICSVREQDVETYEKAKEHIFDGKTLLFIDGMANGYVLNLKKEKIRTLSEPSTERVVRGPKLGFIESLQENVGLIRQYSNHPNLIVKQQKLGTLEKREVALIYYEGKASDSLLKEVNKRINRVKATDLQDSGMLEELIEDTSISPFPQIQNTERPDKVLAALQEGRVVIMVDGSPFALMAPTTMTMLLQSPDDYYERWVAGSFLRVLRYFSLFITVFLSGIYISLVSFNPGLLPTELAMTIAGTRENVPFPPFVEAIIMELTIELLREAGIRLPAPIGQTVGLVGGVIIGQAAVQANIVSSLMVIIVAITTITSFTVPQYSFGLAFRALRFGAMIFSAVLGLYGTTLYFIIVISHLSKLTSFQEPYFQPMDFIGKKTWKDAFLRLPKRKKGGEFS